Proteins co-encoded in one Conger conger chromosome 4, fConCon1.1, whole genome shotgun sequence genomic window:
- the LOC133127072 gene encoding N-acetyllactosaminide beta-1,3-N-acetylglucosaminyltransferase 3-like, whose translation MRRFYRNFEAIALLVIGVLCLAIIFSKDDGSQNVRTANVHLNVQKSVSEQPPRKVSTENAAQYAAPYCERNFSAANVAGFSALPGHIQDFLFYRHCRRFPMLLDVPDKCGGAPRDSADVFLLLVIKSSPWNYDRREVLRKTWAKERLEGGAWIRRVFVSGTVGAGIEKRKLNKLMRLENREHGDILQWDFNDSFFNLTLKQVLFLEWMERRCPRIRFLLNGDDDIFANTDNMVEYLQSLAGNDGGRHLFVGHLIRYVGPIRESGSKYFVPVQVQESNSYPPYCGGGGFLLSGFTARVIYNMSHVVPILPIDDVYMGMCLQKAGLEPESHFGVRTAGLRVPSQNVDAYDPCYYREIILVHRFLPHQIFIMWHGIHEPDLKCGSSEVSRGSKTEK comes from the coding sequence ATGCGACGGTTCTACCGTAATTTTGAGGCCATTGCCTTGCTTGTCATTGGAGTGCTGTGCTTGGCCATAATTTTCAGCAAAGATGACGGATCCCAAAATGTACGGACGGCCAATGTACACCTCAATGTGCAGAAGTCGGTTTCTGAACAACCGCCCCGGAAAGTCTCGACTGAGAACGCGGCGCAGTACGCCGCGCCGTATTGCGAACGTAATTTCTCTGCGGCCAACGTCGCCGGATTCTCGGCTCTTCCGGGCCACATCCAGGACTTCTTGTTTTACCGCCACTGCCGACGCTTCCCGATGCTGCTGGACGTGCCCGACAAGTGCGGGGGCGCGCCCCGCGATTCGGCGGACGTGTTCCTGCTGCTGGTGATAAAGAGCTCCCCCTGGAACTACGACCGTCGGGAGGTGCTGCGGAAGACCTGGGCCAAGGAGCGGCTGGAGGGCGGGGCGTGGATCCGACGCGTGTTCGTCTCGGGCACGGTGGGCGCGGGCATCGAGAAGCGCAAGCTCAACAAGCTGATGCGTCTGGAGAACCGGGAGCACGGCGACATTCTGCAGTGGGACTTCAACGACTCCTTCTTCAACCTCACCCTCAAGCAGGTCCTGTTCCTGGAGTGGATGGAGAGGCGCTGCCCCCGCATCCGCTTCCTCCTGAACGGCGACGACGACATCTTCGCCAACACCGACAACATGGTGGAGTACCTCCAGAGCCTCGCCGGCAACGACGGAGGCCGGCACTTATTCGTGGGCCACCTCATCCGCTACGTGGGACCCATTAGAGAGTCCGGGAGCAAGTACTTCGTCCCCGTCCAGGTTCAGGAGTCAAACTCGTACCCACCGTACTGCGGTGGAGGGGGCTTCTTGCTCTCCGGTTTCACAGCCAGGGTTATATACAACATGTCCCACGTTGTCCCCATCCTGCCGATCGATGACGTGTACATGGGCATGTGTTTGCAAAAGGCTGGGTTGGAGCCGGAGTCCCATTTCGGAGTGAGGACTGCGGGGCTCCGTGTCCCCTCTCAGAACGTCGACGCGTACGATCCTTGTTACTACCGGGAGATTATCTTGGTGCACAGGTTCCTGCCTCATCAGATTTTCATCATGTGGCACGGGATTCACGAACCTGACTTAAAATGTGGAAGTTCAGAAGTGTCTCGAggctcaaaaacagaaaaatag